The Rhodocytophaga rosea genome has a segment encoding these proteins:
- a CDS encoding FecR family protein, with protein sequence MEQRHLVKLIKKWVAGKASPDERIQLEEKWNNALQDESYLQSLPEQEREDLRTTSFQNVWKGIYAQEKNRQPARKPAKKVPLYARRTFWMAAASLVLLLAIGIPALYKFYYESAWLTISTPAGKRRQIKLPDQSLVIINGNSSVRFAKEWDQAQIREVWLKGEAYFSVQHTASHQKFIVHTSDGLKVEVLGTKFNVFNRQGDTRIVLQEGKVKVSDPTKDYVMKPGEAVSYSAQMHTITPEIVQVQPIVSWKDKIRLYRDVSIQDIFKELQESHGIRVEYKNQSIKHEVFNGSVPNDSIELLFDKIEKLYAVNVTKLNGVYIIE encoded by the coding sequence ATGGAACAAAGGCATCTGGTAAAACTGATTAAAAAATGGGTAGCAGGTAAAGCTTCGCCAGATGAACGTATACAGCTGGAGGAAAAATGGAATAATGCCCTTCAGGATGAATCCTATCTCCAATCTCTTCCGGAACAGGAAAGAGAAGACCTGCGCACTACCTCATTTCAGAATGTGTGGAAAGGGATTTATGCACAGGAAAAAAACAGGCAACCGGCAAGAAAGCCTGCTAAAAAAGTTCCTCTTTACGCCAGGCGAACATTCTGGATGGCGGCTGCTTCCCTGGTGCTGTTGCTGGCCATAGGAATTCCTGCGCTATATAAGTTTTATTACGAATCTGCCTGGCTTACCATCAGTACGCCAGCCGGAAAACGTCGGCAGATCAAGTTACCAGATCAATCCCTGGTTATTATCAATGGAAATTCTTCGGTCCGGTTTGCCAAAGAATGGGATCAGGCGCAAATCCGGGAGGTATGGCTCAAAGGAGAAGCATACTTTTCTGTGCAGCATACCGCCAGTCACCAGAAGTTTATTGTGCATACATCCGACGGGCTGAAAGTAGAAGTACTGGGTACAAAGTTTAATGTGTTTAACCGGCAGGGAGATACCAGAATTGTATTGCAGGAGGGAAAAGTAAAAGTTTCTGATCCTACGAAAGATTATGTGATGAAACCAGGCGAAGCGGTTAGTTATTCTGCCCAGATGCATACCATCACGCCGGAAATAGTGCAGGTGCAGCCGATTGTTTCCTGGAAAGATAAGATCCGCCTGTACCGGGATGTGTCTATTCAGGATATTTTCAAAGAATTGCAGGAAAGCCACGGCATCCGGGTAGAATATAAAAATCAATCGATCAAACATGAAGTGTTTAATGGGTCGGTTCCCAATGATTCTATTGAACTCCTGTTTGATAAAATAGAAAAACTATATGCGGTCAATGTAACTAAACTTAATGGCGTGTATATCATCGAATAA
- a CDS encoding RNA polymerase sigma-70 factor, with protein MKQVTFAEESQWVESLRSGDAKGFEKIYNHYWAKLFSIAYNYTRSRETAQEILQEVFVSIWLKRTTLPEQLNLKGYLYQAIRHKIYDHYDKQVVREQYAVNKALHEPVMANTTEQQVAFDELNTLLDQQIEVLPETTRKVFILSRMHGFTIPEISREIQMPVKTVEYHLSKALKFLRYSLADLLILIFIVQF; from the coding sequence ATGAAACAAGTGACCTTTGCTGAAGAGAGCCAATGGGTAGAAAGCCTGAGAAGTGGTGATGCCAAAGGATTTGAAAAAATCTACAATCATTACTGGGCAAAGCTTTTTTCCATCGCCTATAATTATACCCGGTCCAGAGAAACGGCACAGGAAATCCTGCAGGAAGTTTTTGTGAGTATATGGCTCAAACGTACTACACTCCCGGAGCAACTGAATTTAAAAGGCTACTTGTACCAGGCCATTCGTCATAAGATCTATGACCATTATGATAAGCAGGTTGTCCGTGAACAATATGCGGTGAATAAAGCATTACATGAACCGGTAATGGCCAATACAACAGAGCAGCAGGTCGCTTTTGATGAATTGAACACCTTGCTCGATCAGCAGATTGAAGTACTCCCGGAAACAACCAGAAAAGTGTTTATCCTGAGCCGGATGCATGGGTTTACCATTCCTGAAATTTCCAGAGAAATACAAATGCCGGTTAAAACTGTTGAATATCATCTGAGTAAGGCCCTCAAATTCCTGCGGTATAGCCTGGCAGATCTGCTTATTCTGATTTTTATCGTTCAGTTCTAA
- a CDS encoding 3-keto-disaccharide hydrolase → MIKKSYKPFSLVALLLAVLLTSGCKTTAVSQSKAKKDKEGFVQIFDGKTLNGWEGDANYWRAENGTLVGEITPDKLLKANTFIIYQGAQPGDFELKLDFKITETGNSGINYRSEKLSDPPFALKGYQADIDGKNRYTGQNYEERGRTTLAYRGQKTTIDPLKNPSANLRDDVKRNAWSGLSVTDSIGTAASLEKVVKSQDWNEIHLVIKGNRLQHYINGTLISDVTDNDAANRKMSGYLGVQVHVGPPMKVEYRNIRLKQL, encoded by the coding sequence ATGATAAAAAAATCATATAAACCATTTTCGTTAGTAGCACTCCTGTTGGCAGTGCTGCTAACCAGTGGTTGCAAAACAACGGCTGTAAGCCAGTCTAAGGCTAAAAAAGACAAGGAAGGTTTTGTGCAGATATTTGATGGCAAAACCCTGAACGGATGGGAAGGAGATGCTAACTATTGGAGAGCTGAAAACGGCACGCTGGTGGGGGAAATTACGCCGGATAAACTGCTGAAAGCAAATACTTTTATTATTTACCAGGGTGCCCAGCCGGGAGATTTTGAATTGAAGCTGGATTTTAAAATCACAGAAACCGGCAATAGTGGCATCAATTACCGCAGCGAAAAACTATCAGATCCACCTTTTGCCCTCAAAGGTTACCAGGCTGATATTGATGGAAAAAACCGCTATACCGGTCAGAATTATGAGGAAAGAGGCAGAACTACCCTGGCTTACCGTGGACAAAAGACAACCATTGATCCGCTAAAAAATCCGTCGGCCAACCTGCGCGACGATGTGAAGCGAAATGCCTGGAGCGGACTGAGCGTAACGGATTCCATAGGAACGGCTGCCTCCCTGGAAAAGGTCGTGAAAAGCCAGGACTGGAATGAGATTCATCTGGTAATAAAAGGGAACCGGTTGCAGCATTATATCAATGGAACTCTGATCAGTGATGTAACGGATAACGATGCGGCTAACCGGAAAATGAGCGGCTATCTGGGTGTACAGGTGCATGTGGGCCCTCCTATGAAAGTAGAGTACCGCAACATCCGGCTGAAGCAATTGTAG